The nucleotide sequence TGCCCATTTTGTTTGCAATATTAAAGGGCTCCACATCTGTATCAGATTGGTACTTTTGGGTCCCACTCTATGCTCTTGCTTCTGGTGTTAATCTCCTCCAAGCGAGATCGACAGCCAGGATCCTCAACCGAGTGGCTCTGTTGGACCTCCGGCTTGGAGTTGTCCTGCTCCTCAAGGTCGTTGTGGAAGCCCATTTATATGGATTGGCCGGATTTTGGTCGTTGGACATGCGTGAGAGGGCTGTGAGAGAGAAGATTGGTTGTGGGTTGGTGGTGATCTCCATGTTTCTTCATATCAAGGCTTCTCGAGCTTCCAAAGAGACCAGGAAAGGGAAGAAGGAACGGGCTGCTAGATTTGCTGAATCTGGTGCGACATTGCTcttatttttctccttttttttcatcgTTGTCGATTAAAGGTTCAAAAAACTCCCTTTTAAATATCTAGATAGTATTCGCCTATTACGTTAGTGGTGGAAGAAAATTAGAAacatcaagaattcatagcttcaaaagtcttcgctttttttttttacaaggtCAAAACTCATAAATTGAGTTAGAAAATAGACATGTCGGGCAGATCTAgacaaatatgaaaaaaaaaaaactctcaataCGGAacatttcttttgttgaagaaaagaaaggtactAAGGCCACACAAAATCCATTAAGGAAGAAGTACAGGTGACAATTAGATTAAAGGATTGAGCTCTTTTCCCTAGGTCAATAGTTACCCATTCTTTTGAAAGGGTGGGAAATCTGGGCGGTAGGTTCTCCGGTTGCCAAGCTTATTTGTGACCAAATGGCGATGATTAAGGCATCCCATCCTATCAGGATATGTAATAACATTCTTTTATCAGAAGTTTTAATATATCTTGATCATTTAATAAAAGGCACCTGCTATTCGATACTCAACAGTGACAAAGATGGCTATGAAAACTTTGTGAATGCCcacgatttttttatttttttttctgcgCGTGAGCGTGTGTGAAACAATTTATGAGTTCTAACAATTGAATGAATTGAATGATGATACATTGATCATATTTTGTATATATACAATTCACCTAATCATGTAGCAAATGAGAAGGCATTTGTAATAAcgtttattaaaaaatatcttGAGCAGGGATGGCGATCCTTGCGGCTGTCAGTTTTGGACTTTCCGTCTACTTCTACATGTTCGTTAGACAGCATATGAAGTTCTGACTCAGATGATGAAGAGGTTCGTCATGCCGAGATTGCTCATCCATATATATGCCTGAAATCCCTTTCTATTTGTGCAAATATGAAGGAAAGTTGAGGATGTTTCCGAGGGATGTACCTATAATCTTTCATGTTTGTAACGATTGATGCCAAAGAACATGTTGTCTGAGGACAAGAACGTGAAGAGGTTTATCGTATCCAAAGTTGACATCCGTGCGCATTTCCCCTCTTGATTTCCTTAATTGTAGATTAAGTAATGTTAGAACTAGGAGGCAAAAGCATCCAGGCTAGGCTTGTTTGCGGATGATGTGATTATTGATGTTGTTTATCCCAAGCTT is from Phoenix dactylifera cultivar Barhee BC4 chromosome 6, palm_55x_up_171113_PBpolish2nd_filt_p, whole genome shotgun sequence and encodes:
- the LOC103723944 gene encoding uncharacterized protein LOC103723944, producing MAMSTDRSPLLPWCSIPMGLLFAYSASIQLNDPDWYFWVPLYALASGVNLLQARSTARILNRVALLDLRLGVVLLLKVVVEAHLYGLAGFWSLDMRERAVREKIGCGLVVISMFLHIKASRASKETRKGKKERAARFAESGMAILAAVSFGLSVYFYMFVRQHMKF